The following proteins are encoded in a genomic region of Rattus rattus isolate New Zealand chromosome 2, Rrattus_CSIRO_v1, whole genome shotgun sequence:
- the Ctsf gene encoding LOW QUALITY PROTEIN: cathepsin F (The sequence of the model RefSeq protein was modified relative to this genomic sequence to represent the inferred CDS: inserted 2 bases in 1 codon; substituted 1 base at 1 genomic stop codon) translates to MAPLLQLLWLLTLIATVVLSPVPAKPWADDEQAWSLSSQELLAPARFALDMYNYGRTAGTRAVLGAVHGRVRRAGRGSLFSLEATLEEPPCNDPLVCLHPETKKTMLCSFEVLEELKEHLLLRKDCSPVNAKVTGAGIDSSSRLGXPRPYLTQNPALITSVXQPYPEYGNETFRAFLPMLDKDPLPQDFSVKMATLFKDFMTTYNRTYESREEAQWRLTVFARNMIRAQKIQALDRGTAQYGITKFSDLTEEEFHTIYLNPLLQKESGGKMSLAKSINDLAPPEWDWRKKGAVTEVKDQGMCGSCWAFSVTGNVEGQWFLNRGTLLSLSEQELLDCDKMDKACMGGLPSNAYTAIKNLGGLETEDDYGYQGHVQACNFSTQMAKVYINDSVELSRDENKIAAWLAQKGPISVAINAFGMQFYRHGIAHPFRPLCSPWFIDHAVLLVGYGNRSNIPYWAIKNSWGRDWGEEGYYYLYRGSGACGVNTMASSAVVN, encoded by the exons ATGGCGCCCCTGCTGCAGCTTTTGTGGCTGTTGACGCTGATCGCGACCGTGGTCCTGAGCCCGGTCCCTGCCAAGCCCTGGGCGGATGACGAGCAAGCCTGGAGCCTGTCCTCCCAGGAGCTGCTGGCGCCCGCCCGCTTCGCGCTGGACATGTACAATTACGGCCGTACTGCGGGGACAAGGGCCGTGCTAGGGGCGGTACACGGGCGCGTCCGGCGG GCCGGCCGGGGCTCTCTGTTCTCCCTGGAAGCCACATTAGAGGAGCCACCTTGCAATGATCCCCTGGTGTGCCTGCACCCTGAGACGAAGAAAACAATG ctcTGCAGTTTTGAAGTCCTGGAAGAGCtaaaagaacacttgctgctgaGGAAGGACTGTAGCCCAGTGAATGCCAAGGTTACAGGTGCTGGGATAGATAGCTCAAGTAGACTGGGATAGCCCAGACCATACCTGACTCAGAATCCAGCCTTGATTACTTCTGT CCAACCCTATCCAGAGTATGGGAACGAGACCTTCCGCGCATTCCTTCCCATGCTGGACAAGGATCCCCTGCCCCAG GACTTTTCTGTGAAGATGGCTACACTCTTCAAGGACTTCATGACTACCTATAACCGGACTTACGAATCAAGGGAAG AAGCCCAGTGGCGCTTAACTGTCTTTGCCAGAAATATGATACGAGCGCAGAAGATTCAGGCTCTGGACCGTGGCACAGCTCAGTATGGGATCACCAAGTTCAGTGACCTCACAG AGGAAGAGTTCCACACCATCTACCTGAATCCCCTCTTACAAAAGGAGTCTGGCGGGAAGATGAGTCTAGCCAAGTCCATAAATGATCTCGCCCCACCTGAATGGgactggaggaagaaaggggctGTCACTGAAGTGAAGGACCAG GGCATGTGTGGCTCCTGCTGGGCCTTCTCTGTCACAGGCAACGTGGAGGGCCAGTGGTTCCTGAACCGGGGGACACTGCTTTCCCTGTCAGAGCAGG AGCTTTTGGATTGTGACAAGATGGACAAGGCCTGCATGGGTGGACTGCCCTCCAACGCCTACACAGCCATAAAGAATTTGG GAGGGCTGGAGACAGAGGATGACTATGGCTACCAGGGCCACGTTCAAGCCTGTAACTTCTCAACACAGATGGCAAAAGTCTACATCAACGATTCAGTGGAGCTGAGCCGGGATGAGAACA AGATAGCAGCCTGGCTGGCCCAGAAAGGACCTATCTCAGTTGCCATTAATGCCTTTGGCATGCAG TTCTATCGCCATGGGATTGCTCACCCATTCCGGCCCCTCTGCAGCCCTTGGTTCATCGACCACGCTGTGTTGCTGGTGGGCTATGGAAACC